One region of Chlorobiota bacterium genomic DNA includes:
- a CDS encoding IS630 family transposase, with product MIELTEELRTQLRKLQRMEKEKRRYVKITTLLMLDGGFSVGETAFALGVDNSTIYRYAEGYRASKSFEDYIEDKYVCYGGKLSGEQASAVSKELEGHLHHTSKEVVELVCERYGVRYTESGMVALLKRLGFVYKKTSLVVSKGNRAEQEEFLERLAGLLADRGEGEEGGVVYFSDAVHPQHNTRSSYGWIKSGSRYEVRSNTGRERVNINAALNAHDVGDVEVVESERVDSESTIELYAALERKHPSGRIRVICDNARYYRSRRLREWLSSSRIEQVFLPSYSPNLNLIERLWKYMRKKVIDRRYYETKDEFRGAIRRFFNDIEEYRPELERLLTLNFHVL from the coding sequence ATGATAGAACTTACGGAGGAATTACGGACACAACTGCGGAAATTGCAGCGAATGGAGAAAGAGAAGCGTCGGTATGTGAAGATCACGACGCTGCTGATGCTTGACGGGGGATTTAGCGTTGGCGAGACGGCCTTTGCGTTGGGTGTTGATAATTCGACGATATATCGGTATGCCGAAGGGTATCGAGCATCAAAGAGCTTTGAGGATTACATAGAAGACAAGTATGTGTGCTATGGTGGGAAGCTGAGCGGTGAACAGGCATCAGCTGTATCGAAGGAACTGGAGGGACATCTGCATCATACATCGAAGGAGGTAGTGGAGTTGGTGTGCGAGCGTTATGGTGTGCGATATACGGAGAGCGGGATGGTAGCATTGCTGAAGCGTCTGGGCTTTGTGTACAAGAAGACGAGTCTGGTGGTATCGAAGGGGAATCGAGCGGAGCAGGAGGAATTTCTTGAACGTCTGGCGGGATTGCTTGCTGATAGGGGTGAAGGCGAGGAAGGTGGGGTAGTGTATTTCAGTGATGCGGTGCATCCTCAGCACAACACACGGAGCAGTTACGGGTGGATCAAGTCGGGGAGTCGGTATGAAGTGCGATCGAACACGGGTCGGGAACGTGTGAACATCAACGCGGCATTGAACGCGCATGATGTGGGAGATGTGGAGGTGGTGGAAAGCGAGCGGGTGGATAGTGAATCAACGATTGAGTTGTATGCAGCCTTAGAGCGGAAGCATCCGAGTGGAAGGATCAGAGTGATTTGCGACAACGCGAGATACTATCGGAGTCGTCGTTTGCGGGAGTGGTTATCATCATCGCGAATAGAGCAGGTATTTTTGCCGAGTTACTCACCGAATTTGAATTTAATTGAGCGATTATGGAAATACATGAGGAAGAAGGTAATAGACAGGAGGTATTATGAAACGAAGGATGAATTTCGTGGAGCTATCCGAAGATTTTTCAACGATATTGAGGAGTACCGCCCAGAGTTAGAGAGACTTCTAACCCTGAATTTCCACGTGCTCTGA
- a CDS encoding LEA type 2 family protein: MRLNKKFAGVAATALMMAAMLGGCKALKDVTSALTDLKKLQFKLENVNSFRLAGVDVSKASNPSSISTMEMISLGSAFAQKKMPVEFTLNVAARNPNDGSASGGRSTPLYLRKLGWTLLIDDRTTISGVVDKRLEIPATGQSTMIPITVGLDLYQFFGDKGLNDMINLALAIGGAQGSSSRLKLTAKVSVETPIGLVDYPGDITIVDQQFTNP; this comes from the coding sequence ATGAGATTGAACAAAAAATTTGCCGGAGTGGCTGCCACGGCATTGATGATGGCAGCAATGCTTGGCGGATGCAAGGCATTGAAGGACGTAACCAGCGCGCTGACAGATCTGAAAAAACTGCAATTCAAGCTGGAGAACGTCAACAGTTTCAGATTAGCCGGGGTTGACGTTAGCAAGGCCTCGAATCCAAGCAGCATCAGCACAATGGAGATGATCAGTTTGGGATCGGCATTCGCGCAGAAGAAAATGCCAGTTGAGTTCACGTTGAACGTTGCCGCACGCAATCCCAACGATGGGTCGGCATCTGGGGGGCGGAGCACGCCGCTCTATTTACGGAAATTAGGGTGGACCTTGTTGATTGACGACCGCACCACCATCAGCGGCGTTGTTGACAAGCGGTTGGAGATTCCGGCAACCGGGCAAAGCACGATGATCCCAATCACCGTGGGGTTGGACCTCTATCAATTCTTCGGCGATAAAGGCTTGAATGATATGATCAATTTGGCGCTGGCCATTGGCGGCGCGCAAGGCTCAAGCTCGCGCCTGAAGCTGACGGCAAAAGTCAGCGTGGAAACGCCGATCGGCTTGGTGGATTACCCCGGCGACATCACCATCGTGGACCAGCAGTTTACGAATCCGTAG